ttttataatttaaattatcCGTAATTTAAGTCACAAAAAGTTTACACATCTAACCACAACTTTTCATTTCTTATCTTTATCTTCATTTATGGTAAGATCTTCAAGTTTACCATCAACCCCATTCTGGTCCCTAAACTTCTGGAATTCAGATTGTATAGTTTGTGCAATCTTTTCGTCATCCGGGTCAGGTTCAGGGAATGCAACATGAAACGACTGCTGCTTGATTGGGGCAACTGGGGACCCGCACGACCCAGCTTGTTGGTTAATGTACTTATAAAGTTCCTGATGAAACCCATGGTCAAACGAGAAACAATTATCATCACCATTACTGTTTCTAGAGTGTCGTGATGACCCGGATCCACTGCCTGTTCTTCTACAAAAATGGGGGAGAGATTCGTAATCCATTATCTGCCATTTCATGTCACAacgttaaaattttaataataataataatctgtaCTTTCATAAGAAATATTAAACACATTGTTTATTACTTTCAACAGCTCATCTCTTCCACAGCCTGAAAGCACCTGCACTTTCTTTCTTGTTCGTTCTTGCAGAAGAGGCCTCACGACCTACAAGAATTTAAATCATCAacgaaaatctaaaaaaaaaaaatgtttatggAAAACGAAGTTAAAATAACGAACCTTCCAACATGCTGAAAATATGTATGGAGCGTTTACAATGTAGTAGGTGTCGGTCTTTTCTGGATAGTTCAAGTCATCAATGCTAGATATTACCGTCAATAGCTGCAACAAATCGACAGATCAGAATTTGATTTGTTACAAACTGTTCCGCTTTATGTTCAAAGCTGCATATATACCTAAATATTTCTTTAAAGATATACTACTATTCCTGTCCCATAAGATGACAACATTTTGATTTTTTTAGTTCATTCTAGTTAGTACTGATTGGGAAAATCTTGTCATTATTAAAGGGTTGATGTGGCCGAAGGGTGTTCTAACCATGGTTGCAAACGGCGGTTGCGGCGGCCGATGCAGCAGTTTGGTGACTAGCTCATCCCGATTCGAAGAACACGGTCAAAAGTCGAGAAATgtcgggtcaaagtcggtcaacGTCGGACAAAAGTAGacaacaaaagttgactttttttgTCTGGCCTTGTTCTAGTATAAACGAAAGTCCAAAACCCAACTAAAACTTAGTTGGGAAAAAACCGACTTATATAGTATCCCTTAAAGATAAATTAATAAATACCTGTAattatagaagacattatataaacctATATATGAGTACTATTTAAATTTACATCACATTATcttatttgtaaatcatttatttttaaaatatttatatttaaaagtcAATGTTGATCAACGAccttctcgaccccgtctcgaccgacTCGGCCTTTCAAGGTCTTGTCCGACTCGTCTGCTTatagcgtctttttcaaccttggttcTAACAAACGTTATCACGTACTATCAAAACAGTAAACAAGCTAAGAGCCTTGAATGAACAGAatcaaaattaaatatttttatcaGCGTACCTTAAGTTGACTGAGTTGTGAAATTTTTAGTCCAGTCATATCAAGAACCTTGACACATGTGCTAATATGTCGCTCAAACTTCTTTGTTGCAGCAGGCTGGGCAAATATAATAAGAAAAAAGCTATATAAAAAGCTATACTATAACTTACTATACAAAACAAGCTAATCAAATTGATTAATTGATTTATTACCAGTATTATCCGGTCTCTATACTCATTTATTTGGATATGGGATTGAACATAGTAATGTATCTGAGATAAGAGAAAATTACAGTTGTAAGTATTTCACAATAAGTAAATGCATTCAAATATAAAAACTAATCGTCAAACCATAAATTTAGAACATTTTTTTAACGTAATTTTTGTCAAAA
The window above is part of the Rutidosis leptorrhynchoides isolate AG116_Rl617_1_P2 chromosome 1, CSIRO_AGI_Rlap_v1, whole genome shotgun sequence genome. Proteins encoded here:
- the LOC139885850 gene encoding SEC14 cytosolic factor produces the protein MVIISQDMINQFQNSLDSIDEPLKNTFENLHQGYPTEALVRFLKARDGNVAKAHKMLVDCLNWRIQNEIDNILSKPIITANFYRGVRDSQLIGMSGYTKEGRPVIAVGVGLSTYDKASIHYYVQSHIQINEYRDRIILPAATKKFERHISTCVKVLDMTGLKISQLSQLKLLTVISSIDDLNYPEKTDTYYIVNAPYIFSACWKVVRPLLQERTRKKVQVLSGCGRDELLKIMDYESLPHFCRRTGSGSGSSRHSRNSNGDDNCFSFDHGFHQELYKYINQQAGSCGSPVAPIKQQSFHVAFPEPDPDDEKIAQTIQSEFQKFRDQNGVDGKLEDLTINEDKDKK